Genomic window (Muntiacus reevesi chromosome X, mMunRee1.1, whole genome shotgun sequence):
TGGAAATGGCATTCTGTCACTCCCTCTTCTTCTGTCAGTCCTCTTTTTCAATTGCCCTCTGGGAATGTCGCCATTTCCCTTTAAGCCCTACTCCCAATTGACCCCCACAAGCCTCCTTACCCTCTGCCCTGAAGTCATCACAACGACCACGTGGGTTCTGGCTGGGGCGGGGCCCATTGTGACATCACCAAGGGCCAAGCTTGGctggtcctcagtctccaggtgccAGCGCAGACCAGCACACCAGGAGCTGTTTCCTCTCGGCTCACCATGTGGTCCGTCCAATGGTTCCTGTGCTTTTCCATGGCCGTTACCTATGTCGATGGCTTAATGTTTACTTCCCTGAGAGAGACAGCTGAAGAACTCCAGCGTCAGGTGCTCTGCGGAGGACACTGTTTAATTCAGCAGAATCAACCAGAGCATGCCCAGGACTGGCTTAAGATGGTGTTACTCGGGCTTTTCTTCATTGTGCTCATGTACCTGACAGTGAAGTTGACAGGAGAGAGTGGTGAGAGTAATGTGCAGACTCCTCCTGCCTGTCAGGGTGGTTCATTTGGCTCTctgggacagaaaaagaaaaaggcctccccagacaaggACTATATGTTCGCTACCTTAACCCAGCTCGAGATGGACCTTGTGAAATTTGTGTCCAGGGTGCGGAATCTGAAACTTGCCGCGGCAACCTGCAGTAACCTCAGCCCTCCCAATGTTGAGGTTCCCGCAGACGCACACGATACCATTACAGTGTATGAACTCTGGTGCGAAGAAGACTCTGAATGAGTGGATTTGTGTGTCAAAGTAGGAGAGGATAAGGTGTTGACATAACTTATCCAAACTAATAAAACTCCtctgaagcaaaagaaagaagcctCTGATAATTTTTACTTGCTCTACAGTTTGACCTTTTCCAGAGTGTGGTATAATTATCAGCTTGCAGTGTTTAACCTTTTCCAGActagcttattttacttaataacatTCATTCAGgtttcatccatttctttttgtgattttatagttcactgcttccagtttgtgggtgagagagagagagagtatgaaTTAAGCTGTTATAAAATTTATGTGCACGTTTTTGTGTGGGCATTAACTATCAAATCATTTGCTGAACAATCTAGGAGTGTAATTGATAGATCATGTTGTATAAcaactctctctatatatgtataataactCTGTAAGAAATTGCTTCCAAAGTGATTCTACCATTTTGCAATCGATTAACAACAAATGAGAGTTTCTATTGTTCCTCACCTTTGCCAGTAACTGGTTTGTCAGAATTTTGTATTTGACCATTCCATTaaatgtagtggtatctcattgttttagttTCACTACTCTACTCTAAAACATtatcttattttcatatttccattGCAGCATTTCCATTGTGTTTTAttaccatcaattcttcaggagtTTTATCTTTAATCTGAGGTTTAAATAGATCTTCTGCTCAGCAAAACTTCTGCTGCTGTTTATACCATCAGTGATTACTTTGCTTAATTAGTCCTCTAATAATTTTTTCTTGAACTACTCATAACTTGAAATCATGTATAACACTGAGCACGTTTTCTTTTCCTGAGTATCGCTTTGTCCACTAATGTTGAATGCCTCCATGCAAAAGTTTATGTTCAGCATGAACTCACTTCCcccatttttttcagtttgtttagatTCTCTTATATACTTACTAGATGATAACCAAATCTGCATTTGTACCAGTTGCAGTTGCAGTGGTACATTTACCCTGAAGTTTTATTACAAgcaaatatgtattttatcagAATCTTGACTTATTATGTGTCTTCTTCATATAGTTTTGAAAAACTACATGCCCATTATTCAAGTTTTTAATAATCTGTGCCTCTTCTCCACTAAGATTCTAATGAGTCAATATGTATTGATAGAACTAGAGAGCAATCATAAAATATGTTGGTATGGTTATTGaataagttatatttaaaaaatgacagtaaCTAAACTGTTTGCTATTGGTAACAATTAGTTTTCTCTCAGTGATTCTGTAATTTTGAAGGTCCAAATGCTCTTCGATATAATCCATAAACAGAGAAGATAAATTAGCAAGCACCTAAATAGAACATAGATTCATAGCATGTCTAATGATCAGTTTTAACTAGTTTCACCTAGAGTCTTGTAGTTcagttataaacatttttgtttttctgcagtAAAGAGAATTTGCTAGTTCTCTTGGGGGGAAGACTATTTTGCTCAATGTTTTCCTATGCTTTTGATTTTCAAGAGAAGAGAAATCTTAAGACACTTGTCTTCTAATGTCTGGTACTGTGcctaatgaatatttttttctaattaatatgTTATCATTAATAAAATGTACATTATGTTTACTTCCAACACTAATTTAAAGTGACTCATGATAAAAGACATATTTCAGTTAACTATGTTTGGGattgacaggtacacactgctgtatttaaaatgcataaccaacagggacctataCAATAGCACAGGAAAGTCTGCTGAATACTCTATAAGGACataaacaggaaaagaatttgaaaaagaatagatatatgtataactgagtcactttgctgtagacataaactatcacaacattgttaaccaatTGTCTTCCagtataaaaatagaatattaaaaaaggaaaatactttcaCTGAAGCCAAAAATAGCAATATAAACTAAACAATGTTGAGATTGAGGCAAATGATTAGGgttagggctgattcatgtcaatgtatgacaaaacccactgaaatgttgtgaagtaattagcctccaactaataaaaataaattaaaaaagaaagaaagaaagaaagaaagaggagcctggcaagaccTGAATGATGGAACTCAAACCCTGACTTTAGCTTTGGTCTGGCAGCTGATAAGAAGGTATGGTACACAATTTTAACTGCTTAAGCTTCACTATCATACAGGTCTGTGATCTAGTCTTTACTGCTTCTAAGGAAATCTATCAATGGCTACACCTTTGAAATTTTTGTGTTTAGACTCTGAAGTGAGCTTAAGTAATGAATATAAGTTGGATGGTCAATGGGAAATGCCTTCTTGAAAGTGTTGCAGCAGAACTGTGAATATTTCCCTTTTTTCATAATATGCATGACACAGACTTGAGCCTCATTTTGTCTTGGtgaataaaaacagcaaaaattatGAACATGTATACATTTGAGAAAGAAGATCTCTTAACTGTAGTGCTAAAAAGCAATTCATTATAACTGGGTACCAGCCAAAGCACAGCTTACTTTAAGTCGTTACCATGGGTTGGCCTAGTACAAAATGAGCCTGCAGTAGACTGGTGAACTTACTCTTCCTGCCACCAGTGTAAAAAGCAGCTCAATGGCAAGTCACTACtacttgaaattctttt
Coding sequences:
- the LOC136154728 gene encoding uncharacterized protein codes for the protein MAVTYVDGLMFTSLRETAEELQRQVLCGGHCLIQQNQPEHAQDWLKMVLLGLFFIVLMYLTVKLTGESGESNVQTPPACQGGSFGSLGQKKKKASPDKDYMFATLTQLEMDLVKFVSRKERKKERGAWQDLNDGTQTLTLALVWQLIRRYTLNALEDLGDGQKANDDIIVSWANRTLNEAGKSTSIQSFKDKTISSSLAVVDLIDAIQPGCINYDLIKSGTLAEDDKHNNAKYTVSIVRRIGARVYALPEDLVEVKPKMVMTVCMLDGQRYEESVK